In one Pirellulales bacterium genomic region, the following are encoded:
- a CDS encoding RNA polymerase sigma factor, with protein sequence MFWLTDPRTQCEHPVSKLTEQSDETLAAEAAREGSDGPAFVELLGRYRERVWRICYRLLGHADDAQDAAQEVFVRLFTGRNKFDGRSKYSTWVHGVAVRTCLMLRRSRGRRQRHEAAAARNSQTLVESPEPGLSLDLDQMLDQLDEEDRALVILKYCESYSYEELAEMFGLSAAACKMRVSRAKEKIQREFSPEV encoded by the coding sequence ATGTTCTGGCTGACCGATCCGCGCACCCAATGCGAACACCCGGTGTCGAAACTCACCGAACAAAGCGACGAAACACTCGCCGCAGAGGCTGCCCGTGAAGGATCGGACGGGCCGGCCTTTGTGGAGTTGCTCGGCCGTTACCGCGAGCGCGTGTGGCGCATCTGCTATCGTCTGCTGGGCCATGCCGACGATGCGCAAGACGCGGCCCAAGAAGTCTTCGTGCGGCTGTTTACCGGGCGGAACAAATTCGACGGTCGCTCGAAGTATTCGACCTGGGTCCACGGCGTCGCGGTACGGACCTGCCTGATGCTGCGCCGCAGCCGAGGCCGGCGCCAGCGCCACGAGGCCGCCGCGGCCCGGAACTCGCAGACGCTCGTCGAATCGCCGGAGCCGGGCTTGTCGCTCGATCTCGATCAGATGCTCGACCAACTCGACGAAGAAGACCGTGCGCTGGTGATTCTCAAGTATTGCGAGAGCTACAGCTATGAAGAGTTGGCCGAGATGTTCGGCCTGTCGGCGGCGGCCTGCAAGATGCGAGTCAGCCGGGCCAAAGAAAAAATTCAGCGCGAATTCTCGCCCGAAGTGTGA
- a CDS encoding response regulator → MHHTIARKLNLLLVDDDPSIVRLLTHIVERRLGDKLSVCGLTDAAEAIDWLERNCCDILVSDINMPDVDGLEMLRHAKQRNAWTQVIFITAHSTWEKLTEAVEYGASDYLLKPIDQDDFVSLLSQQYVRCARWQSAVLGTLEAAVE, encoded by the coding sequence ATGCACCATACCATTGCGCGTAAGTTGAATCTGTTGCTCGTGGACGACGATCCCAGCATCGTCCGGCTGCTGACGCACATCGTCGAGCGGCGGCTGGGCGACAAGCTGAGCGTTTGCGGCCTGACGGACGCCGCCGAGGCGATCGACTGGCTGGAACGCAACTGCTGCGACATTCTCGTATCGGACATCAACATGCCCGACGTCGACGGCCTGGAAATGCTGCGGCACGCCAAGCAACGCAACGCCTGGACGCAGGTGATTTTCATCACGGCGCACTCGACCTGGGAAAAGCTCACCGAGGCGGTGGAGTATGGGGCCAGCGACTACCTGCTCAAGCCGATCGACCAGGACGATTTCGTTTCGCTGCTCAGCCAGCAGTACGTGCGTTGTGCGCGGTGGCAATCGGCCGTGCTGGGCACGCTGGAAGCGGCCGTCGAGTAG
- a CDS encoding mechanosensitive ion channel domain-containing protein: protein MSGFSMQNVDTWQEALRVSFNRAFGDIVGLLPHVAAMLAVIVVGYIVARMLDKFTVALVQSLGLQTAAERSGLANSMKQVGITKSVPAIIGQIIFWLTMCVFLAAGFNILGLDAVSAAMEQIVAYIPRLLVATVVVVVGLLVAGFLRGVVATGADRVGISYAETLADGVYYVLALMTFIGAFDQLRIEFGILKELILLAAAGLALGCGLAFGLGGRDVMAGILAGYYLRQRMHAGDRIHVGSLEGTIREVGPVATVIETEEEGLLNRHSIPNTKMLNEAVR from the coding sequence ATGTCGGGATTTTCCATGCAGAACGTCGATACTTGGCAAGAGGCGTTGCGGGTCAGTTTCAACCGGGCCTTCGGCGACATCGTCGGGCTTTTGCCGCACGTGGCGGCGATGTTGGCGGTGATCGTCGTCGGTTATATCGTGGCCCGCATGCTCGATAAGTTCACGGTCGCCCTGGTCCAATCGCTCGGCCTGCAAACCGCCGCCGAGCGCAGCGGGCTGGCCAACTCCATGAAACAGGTGGGCATCACCAAGAGCGTGCCCGCGATCATCGGGCAAATCATCTTCTGGCTGACAATGTGCGTGTTCTTGGCCGCGGGATTCAACATCCTGGGTCTCGACGCCGTGTCGGCCGCGATGGAGCAGATTGTGGCGTACATTCCCAGGTTGCTGGTGGCGACGGTGGTGGTGGTCGTGGGACTGCTGGTGGCCGGTTTCTTGCGGGGTGTCGTGGCGACCGGTGCCGACCGCGTCGGCATCAGCTACGCCGAAACGCTGGCCGACGGCGTCTATTACGTGCTGGCACTGATGACGTTCATCGGGGCCTTCGACCAGCTTCGCATCGAGTTCGGCATTCTCAAAGAGCTGATCCTGTTGGCCGCCGCCGGACTGGCCTTGGGCTGCGGACTGGCGTTCGGCCTGGGCGGACGCGACGTGATGGCGGGCATTCTGGCCGGCTATTACTTGCGGCAGCGGATGCACGCGGGAGACCGCATTCACGTGGGCAGCCTGGAAGGGACGATCCGCGAAGTCGGGCCAGTGGCCACAGTGATCGAAACGGAAGAAGAGGGGCTGCTCAACCGGCACAGCATTCCCAACACGAAAATGCTGAACGAAGCCGTGCGATAA
- a CDS encoding Flp family type IVb pilin encodes MAFWRRFLRDAEAATAVEYAVMLALILIAVMSAIGAVGGQAGGWWGGINSNLNSAGFGGGS; translated from the coding sequence ATGGCATTTTGGCGCCGATTTCTGCGAGATGCGGAAGCCGCCACCGCCGTTGAATACGCGGTGATGTTGGCCTTGATCCTGATTGCCGTGATGTCGGCCATCGGCGCCGTGGGCGGACAGGCGGGCGGCTGGTGGGGCGGCATCAACTCCAACCTCAATTCGGCCGGGTTTGGTGGCGGGTCGTGA